A section of the Triticum dicoccoides isolate Atlit2015 ecotype Zavitan chromosome 7A, WEW_v2.0, whole genome shotgun sequence genome encodes:
- the LOC119329607 gene encoding HVA22-like protein a, translated as MGSGSFLKVLAKNFDVLAGPLVSLAYPLYASVRAIETKSQVDDQQWLTYWVLYSFITLFELTFAPILEWLPFWPYGKLFFNCWLVFPCFNGAAYVYEHFARPMFVNRQIVNIWYVPRKEKLSKSDDVLSAAEKYIELNGPEAFEKLISKSTSTKPSKFRSTRRSILQEAEAEKMGKAERDSWGENPFYDKNYRH; from the exons ATGGGGTCCGGATCTTTCCTCAAGGTGCTGGCCAAGAACTTCGACGTCCTCGCCGG GCCACTAGTTTCGCTTGCTTATCCTCT ATATGCTTCTGTGAGAGCAATTGAAACAAAATCTCAAGTAGATGATCAGCAATGGCTTACTTACTGGGTGCTGTACTCGTTTATCACTTTGTTTGAGCTCACTTTTGCTCCGATACTTGAATG GCTTCCATTCTGGCCCTATGGAAAACTGTTCTTCAACTGCTGGCTAGTCTTTCCTTGCTTCAATGGTGCTGCTTATGTTTACGAGCATTTTGCGCGGCCAATGTTTGTGAATCGCCAAATAGTCAACATCTGGTACGTCCCAAGGAAGGAGAAGTTGAGTAAATCTGATGACGTACTCTCAGCCGCTGAGAAATATATTGAACTAAATGGACCGGAAGCGTTTGAGAAGCTAATTAGCAAG TCTACAAGTACAAAGCCTTCAAAGTTTAGGAGCACGAGGCGGTCAATCTTGCAGGAGGCGGAAGCTGAAAAGATGGGCAAGGCTGAGAGAGATTCATGGGGTGAAAATCCATTCTACGATAAAAATTACCGACACTAA